From Natranaeroarchaeum aerophilus, one genomic window encodes:
- a CDS encoding 50S ribosomal protein L16 — protein sequence MSEKPASMYRQIDKPSYTRREYMGGIPGSKIAQHQMGDLQADPDDYPVQISLVTEEAVQLRHGALESARLSANRHLIKEFGEGNYKMTLRKFPHQVLRENKQATGAGADRVSDGMRQSFGKIVGTAARIPEGDRIFTAWCDVDQAAEVKEAFRRSYNKLSPPCRIVVERGEEELVS from the coding sequence ATGTCCGAGAAACCCGCCTCTATGTATCGGCAGATAGACAAGCCCTCCTACACGCGCCGCGAGTATATGGGAGGAATTCCCGGCTCGAAGATCGCCCAGCATCAGATGGGCGACCTGCAGGCCGATCCCGACGACTACCCCGTCCAGATCAGTCTGGTCACCGAGGAAGCCGTCCAGTTGCGCCACGGCGCGCTCGAAAGCGCCCGCCTGTCGGCGAATCGCCACCTCATCAAGGAGTTCGGCGAGGGCAACTACAAGATGACCCTGCGCAAGTTCCCCCATCAGGTCCTGCGGGAGAACAAGCAGGCAACCGGTGCCGGGGCCGACCGTGTCTCCGACGGGATGCGCCAGTCCTTCGGCAAGATCGTCGGCACCGCCGCCCGGATTCCCGAAGGCGACCGCATCTTCACCGCCTGGTGTGACGTCGACCAGGCTGCCGAGGTCAAAGAGGCCTTCCGGCGATCCTACAACAAGCTCTCGCCGCCGTGTCGCATCGTCGTCGAGCGCGGCGAAGAGGAACTCGTCTCCTGA